Proteins encoded by one window of Flavobacterium sp. N502540:
- a CDS encoding DHA2 family efflux MFS transporter permease subunit, whose protein sequence is MPSLNRKLLILTVILAAIMELIDISIVNVALSHMSGNLGATLEDTSWVITAYAIANVIIIPITSFLSANLGRRNYYIGSVVLFTFCSFMCGHSSNIWMLVFFRFFQGIGGGALLSISQVVVFELFPKDKQSTAGAIFGAGIFIGPTIGPTLGGYITENYDWPWIFLINVPIGILVMISCYFLLQEPPVKPEITKVDWTGIALLAIGVGTLQTVLERGEVEDWFETRYIVVLTFIAVTTLLLFIYWELTIEKPVVNLRVLKSKSLSIAAVLTFVTGFGMFISIYISPVVAQRLLSFSPYQTGLLLLPGALFALLALKMCGTLLQKGVSPVLIIAAGFLLFIYFNWRMSGMTLNTSAAEVATSLIFRALGMALLTVPLTMLAVSSLEDKDVGQGAALNNMMRQLGGSFGVSIINTYVAHRFAAHRNELISTVTPDNTIAMDRINAYIRYFQSKGFAYNEAKFKALRLMENVVLRQSSLLSYRDAFFFVGLFFVVTLPLLLFVMNKSKKRKTDLMLSDH, encoded by the coding sequence ATGCCATCTTTAAACCGAAAACTACTTATTCTGACTGTCATATTAGCCGCCATTATGGAACTGATAGACATATCGATTGTAAATGTTGCACTTTCCCATATGAGCGGAAATCTGGGCGCTACGCTTGAAGATACCTCGTGGGTGATTACGGCTTATGCCATTGCCAATGTGATTATAATACCTATTACGAGCTTTCTAAGCGCCAATCTCGGGCGGCGCAATTATTATATTGGCTCTGTTGTTTTGTTTACGTTCTGTTCTTTTATGTGCGGGCATTCGTCTAACATTTGGATGCTCGTTTTTTTCAGGTTCTTTCAGGGAATTGGAGGCGGTGCCTTGCTATCCATCTCACAAGTTGTAGTTTTCGAGCTTTTCCCAAAAGACAAACAATCTACAGCTGGAGCTATATTTGGAGCCGGAATCTTCATTGGCCCCACTATTGGCCCTACTCTGGGAGGCTATATTACCGAAAATTACGATTGGCCCTGGATATTCCTCATCAATGTTCCGATTGGAATTCTCGTCATGATTTCCTGTTACTTTCTACTGCAGGAACCTCCTGTAAAACCTGAAATCACTAAGGTCGACTGGACTGGTATTGCTTTACTGGCCATAGGAGTTGGTACTTTGCAAACGGTTCTCGAAAGAGGCGAAGTCGAAGACTGGTTTGAAACCCGCTATATTGTTGTGCTTACCTTTATTGCCGTGACAACCCTGCTCCTGTTTATCTATTGGGAACTTACGATCGAAAAGCCTGTAGTAAATCTTCGGGTACTCAAAAGTAAATCTTTAAGTATTGCTGCAGTCCTAACTTTTGTAACCGGATTTGGTATGTTTATTTCCATCTACATTAGCCCGGTTGTTGCACAGCGTTTATTAAGCTTTTCACCTTATCAAACCGGATTACTTTTGTTACCCGGGGCGCTGTTTGCATTACTGGCTTTAAAAATGTGCGGAACCTTACTGCAAAAAGGCGTTTCACCGGTACTTATTATCGCAGCCGGATTTCTTTTGTTTATTTATTTTAACTGGAGAATGTCCGGAATGACATTAAACACCAGCGCTGCGGAAGTAGCAACTTCTTTGATTTTTCGTGCATTAGGAATGGCTCTGCTTACTGTTCCGCTTACCATGCTGGCCGTCTCCTCTTTAGAAGACAAAGATGTTGGTCAGGGTGCCGCTTTGAATAATATGATGCGGCAATTGGGCGGTTCTTTTGGCGTTTCGATTATCAATACTTATGTAGCTCATCGATTTGCAGCACACCGAAATGAACTAATTTCGACCGTTACCCCAGACAACACTATCGCAATGGACCGGATAAATGCCTACATCAGGTATTTTCAAAGCAAAGGTTTTGCTTATAACGAAGCTAAGTTTAAAGCACTCAGGCTTATGGAAAATGTTGTTTTAAGACAATCTTCTTTATTAAGTTATAGAGACGCTTTTTTCTTTGTTGGATTATTCTTTGTGGTAACCTTACCCTTGCTTTTGTTTGTAATGAATAAATCCAAAAAAAGAAAAACCGATCTTATGCTCTCCGATCACTAA
- a CDS encoding TetR/AcrR family transcriptional regulator, giving the protein MSKAEKTKQFIIEKTAPIFNMKGYSGTSMSDITEATGLTKGSIYGNFENKDEVALAAFKFNVKKLQDAFTREIDKQTTFKDKLLVYPRLYSNYYELRITQGGCPIINTATEADDTHPVLRKKVESIILAWKEKLVYFIEQGIAAGEFKGESINPEKTALTIIAIIEGAVMISKITGDLSNLSTIMLSLKKIIDDLE; this is encoded by the coding sequence ATGAGTAAAGCCGAAAAAACCAAGCAATTTATTATAGAGAAAACCGCTCCTATTTTCAATATGAAAGGGTACAGCGGAACTTCTATGAGTGATATCACCGAAGCGACTGGCCTTACAAAAGGAAGTATTTACGGTAACTTTGAAAACAAAGACGAAGTAGCCTTGGCGGCTTTTAAGTTCAATGTAAAAAAACTTCAGGATGCTTTTACGCGAGAAATCGACAAACAAACTACGTTTAAAGACAAATTATTGGTTTATCCAAGGCTCTACTCTAATTATTATGAGCTAAGAATCACTCAGGGTGGATGCCCTATTATCAATACTGCCACCGAAGCAGACGATACTCATCCAGTACTCAGAAAAAAGGTAGAAAGCATCATTCTGGCCTGGAAAGAAAAACTGGTTTATTTTATTGAGCAAGGTATCGCTGCGGGAGAATTTAAAGGGGAATCCATAAATCCGGAAAAAACTGCCCTAACCATCATTGCTATTATCGAGGGTGCTGTCATGATTTCCAAAATAACGGGCGACCTGTCTAATTTATCCACTATTATGCTTTCACTAAAAAAAATAATTGATGACTTAGAGTAA
- a CDS encoding cupin domain-containing protein has translation MSTTENQIAKTIFPKGDLASSDYFTGKAWVKMLVSNDPVLNTAVGNVVFEAGARNNWHTHPGGQILIVTQGKGFYQEEGKPIQLLQEGDVVNIQPEVKHWHGASPDGEFAHIAISTRTEKGIVDWLEPVTDEQYNSFKGLKV, from the coding sequence ATGAGTACTACAGAAAATCAAATTGCTAAAACCATTTTTCCCAAAGGAGACTTAGCTTCTTCGGATTATTTTACAGGAAAAGCATGGGTAAAGATGCTGGTTTCCAATGATCCGGTTTTAAATACCGCTGTGGGTAATGTCGTTTTTGAAGCCGGAGCACGCAACAATTGGCATACACATCCCGGCGGACAAATTTTGATTGTCACTCAGGGAAAGGGTTTTTATCAGGAAGAAGGAAAGCCTATTCAATTGCTTCAGGAAGGGGATGTTGTGAATATTCAGCCAGAAGTAAAACATTGGCATGGAGCTTCTCCTGACGGTGAATTTGCTCATATTGCCATTAGTACCCGTACCGAAAAAGGCATTGTAGACTGGCTTGAGCCGGTTACCGATGAACAATACAACAGCTTTAAAGGACTTAAAGTCTAG
- a CDS encoding cupin domain-containing protein, which produces MSTPYTSVIEEGKIPNTYMTGDVSYKKQTSAIHPDNTVIKEVSFEPGSRCNWHVNPTLQLFIATNGIGYFQEKGKAIRLLHKDEVVTILPGIEHWYGATPFSSFSHIAIITEIDKGTGIWLDSVTDEEYYSYGK; this is translated from the coding sequence ATGTCAACACCTTACACTTCCGTTATTGAAGAGGGAAAAATCCCGAATACCTATATGACTGGTGATGTTTCGTATAAAAAGCAAACCAGTGCCATTCATCCGGATAATACGGTTATAAAAGAAGTTTCTTTTGAACCAGGTTCAAGATGTAATTGGCATGTTAATCCAACACTGCAATTGTTTATTGCTACAAACGGGATCGGTTATTTTCAGGAAAAAGGAAAAGCCATCCGACTCCTTCACAAAGACGAAGTAGTTACGATTCTGCCGGGAATCGAACATTGGTATGGAGCGACACCGTTCAGTTCGTTTTCACACATTGCCATTATCACTGAAATTGATAAAGGAACCGGAATTTGGCTCGATAGCGTAACCGATGAAGAATATTACAGTTACGGGAAATAG
- a CDS encoding NAD(P)-dependent alcohol dehydrogenase codes for MEVKNIKAFGTEAADAPLQTLDIQRRAVLAHDVEIEILYCGICHSDLHSARNEWHGTIYPIVPGHEIVGRVTKVGDHVKNFKVGDLAGVGCMVDSCRECEHCQGDLEQFCDAGSTLTFNSPDTHLGGQTFGGYSQSIVVDENYVLHISDKLDLAGVAPLLCAGITTYSPLRHWNVGPGQKVGIVGIGGLGHMGIKLAKAMGAHVVVFTTSLSKTEDAKRLGADEVVLSTDPEQMAKYTKSLNFILDCVSAEHNIDAYLNLLKVDGTLTLVGAPMEPPPVTSFSLILGRRSFAGSAIGGIKETQEMLDFCAEHNITADIELIGVNEVNDAYERLLKGDIKYRFVIDMASL; via the coding sequence ATGGAAGTAAAAAACATAAAAGCCTTTGGGACAGAGGCTGCGGATGCACCGTTGCAGACATTAGACATTCAGCGCAGAGCGGTATTGGCTCATGATGTAGAAATAGAAATTTTATATTGTGGAATTTGTCATTCCGATTTGCATTCCGCGAGAAACGAATGGCACGGGACGATTTACCCAATAGTTCCGGGTCATGAGATTGTGGGGAGGGTAACAAAAGTGGGTGATCACGTAAAGAATTTCAAAGTAGGCGATTTGGCCGGAGTAGGCTGTATGGTTGATTCTTGTAGGGAATGTGAGCATTGTCAAGGCGATTTAGAGCAATTTTGTGATGCCGGCAGTACTTTAACTTTTAATTCTCCGGATACGCATTTAGGCGGTCAAACGTTTGGGGGGTATTCACAAAGTATTGTAGTCGATGAGAATTATGTGTTGCATATTTCTGATAAATTAGATCTTGCGGGTGTTGCGCCATTGCTTTGTGCAGGTATTACAACCTATTCGCCATTAAGACACTGGAATGTAGGTCCCGGTCAAAAAGTGGGGATTGTTGGTATTGGCGGTCTAGGGCATATGGGGATCAAATTGGCGAAAGCGATGGGAGCTCATGTGGTTGTTTTTACAACTTCATTGTCTAAAACCGAAGATGCAAAACGTTTAGGGGCAGATGAGGTGGTACTGTCTACGGATCCTGAACAAATGGCAAAATACACTAAAAGCCTGAATTTTATTCTGGACTGCGTGTCGGCAGAACACAATATTGATGCCTATTTAAACCTGTTAAAAGTGGATGGAACGCTGACTTTGGTTGGCGCTCCGATGGAACCTCCTCCGGTAACTTCGTTCAGTCTTATATTAGGAAGAAGAAGTTTTGCGGGTTCTGCCATTGGCGGAATCAAAGAAACTCAGGAAATGCTTGATTTTTGTGCTGAACATAACATTACTGCCGATATTGAATTGATTGGCGTAAACGAAGTAAATGACGCTTATGAAAGGTTGTTAAAAGGAGATATTAAGTATCGTTTTGTAATTGATATGGCTTCTTTATAG
- a CDS encoding DUF6660 family protein: MKWITIILSIYLMALSNMPCADMEINSAAHKTAQFSSEANHTHDKDNDLCSPFCACNCCGAQVLSYQTFLSFDFPVAHSIISVPLPNYNSVFASSFYGSVWQPPQIA, from the coding sequence GTGAAATGGATAACAATCATATTATCGATTTATTTAATGGCGCTTTCCAATATGCCTTGTGCAGATATGGAAATCAATAGTGCTGCTCACAAAACAGCTCAGTTTTCTTCTGAAGCCAATCACACACACGATAAAGACAATGATTTATGCTCGCCTTTCTGTGCGTGCAATTGTTGTGGAGCGCAGGTTTTAAGTTATCAGACTTTCTTAAGCTTTGATTTCCCTGTTGCGCATTCCATTATCTCAGTTCCATTACCCAATTACAATTCTGTTTTTGCTTCCAGTTTCTATGGAAGTGTCTGGCAGCCCCCACAAATAGCATAA
- a CDS encoding efflux RND transporter permease subunit: MLDKIIQFSIKNKFVILLLTLVLIAWGSYSIKQLPLDALPDVTNNQVQIITTAPTLASQEVEQLITYPLEQAVKTVPDIIELRSISRFGLSVVTVVFEDDVNIYWAREQIFQRLKQAEENIPAYAGSPELAPISTGLGEIYQYDVYAKKGYEDKYDAIKLRTIQDWIIIPQLQGIKGVADVSTWGGKLKQYEIAVNPNTLNSLGVTITEIFDALEKNNQNTGGAYIEKDQFAYFIRGVGMAKGTKDLGNVVVKNRNGSPVLVRDVAEVREGVALRYGASTKDGKGEIVSGMVLMLKGENSSAVVNRIHERMIQINKSLPEGVVAEAFIDRGKLVDSAIGTVSKNLLEGALIVIFVLILFLGNLRAGLIVASVIPLAMLFAVILMNAFGVSGNLMSLGAIDFGIIVDGAVIIVEATMHHLQQLKRKKALTQNEMDAEVYNSASKIRNSAAFGEIIILIVYLPILALVGTEGKMFKPMAMTVGFAVAGAFILSLTYVPMMSAMFLSKSTEHKENFSDRMMAWLEAVYTPFLKKALQFKKIVLGISLGLFALGLVVFNSMGGEFIPTIEEGDLAINATIMTGSSLTQMVETTTKYEQILKAKFPEIKTIVTKIGSGEIPTDPMPIESGDLIIVLKDKKEWKGKYDNWEDLANAMKKEMEVIPGANIEISQPIQMRFNELMTGSRSDIAIKIFGDDLEILDAKATELISKIKSIEGIGDLKADKVTGLPQITVKYDYNKIALYGLNISDINQIIRSSFAGESAGKIYDESKRFDVVVRMNENNRADITDVSNLFIPLPNGQQVPLSQVATVEYEQGPVQVIRENGKRRITVGLNVRGRDIKSVVEEIQQRLDKDYKLPAGYYVTYGGQFENLIEATKRLSVALPIALGLILVLLYFTFKSFKQAGLIFTAIPLSAIGGVFALWMRGMPFSISAGIGFIALFGIAVLNGIVLISYFNQLKKEGVLDPLQRVLIGTKTRLRPVLMTAAVASLGFLPMALSTSGGAEVQKPLATVVIGGLVSATLLTLIVLPILYLLLEKKFNDNDKKDN; encoded by the coding sequence ATGTTAGATAAAATCATACAGTTTAGTATAAAGAATAAGTTCGTTATACTATTATTAACCCTTGTATTAATAGCCTGGGGAAGCTATTCGATCAAACAATTACCCTTAGACGCTTTGCCTGACGTAACCAACAATCAGGTGCAGATTATTACCACAGCACCTACTTTAGCCAGTCAGGAAGTCGAACAATTAATTACATATCCTTTAGAGCAGGCCGTAAAAACAGTTCCGGATATCATAGAACTTCGCAGTATTTCACGTTTCGGATTATCAGTAGTTACGGTCGTTTTTGAGGACGATGTGAACATCTATTGGGCCAGGGAACAGATATTTCAACGTCTTAAACAAGCCGAAGAGAATATCCCTGCTTATGCCGGTTCGCCTGAATTGGCTCCAATCAGTACCGGTTTAGGAGAAATCTATCAGTACGATGTCTATGCCAAAAAAGGCTATGAAGACAAATACGATGCTATAAAACTGCGTACCATTCAGGACTGGATCATTATCCCTCAATTGCAGGGTATTAAAGGCGTAGCGGATGTTAGTACCTGGGGAGGGAAACTAAAACAATATGAAATCGCTGTAAATCCAAATACACTTAATAGTCTGGGAGTTACCATTACAGAGATTTTTGATGCACTCGAAAAAAACAATCAAAATACAGGAGGTGCCTATATCGAAAAAGACCAGTTTGCCTACTTCATTCGGGGTGTTGGTATGGCGAAAGGGACCAAAGATTTAGGAAATGTGGTAGTGAAAAACCGAAATGGTTCGCCTGTTTTGGTTCGTGATGTAGCCGAAGTTCGCGAAGGTGTTGCCTTGCGTTATGGAGCTTCAACGAAAGACGGAAAAGGAGAAATTGTTTCCGGAATGGTTTTAATGTTAAAAGGAGAAAATTCCAGTGCGGTGGTCAACAGAATTCATGAAAGAATGATTCAGATCAATAAAAGTCTGCCTGAAGGAGTTGTTGCCGAAGCTTTTATTGACAGAGGAAAGTTGGTAGACAGCGCAATTGGAACCGTTTCAAAGAACTTATTAGAAGGGGCTTTGATCGTTATTTTTGTACTAATCTTATTTCTGGGGAATCTTCGTGCAGGTTTAATTGTAGCTTCAGTTATTCCACTGGCCATGCTTTTTGCCGTTATTTTAATGAATGCTTTCGGCGTAAGCGGAAATCTGATGAGTCTTGGGGCAATCGACTTTGGAATCATCGTTGACGGAGCTGTAATTATTGTGGAAGCCACCATGCACCACTTGCAGCAGCTCAAACGCAAGAAAGCGTTAACGCAAAACGAAATGGATGCCGAAGTGTACAATTCAGCTTCGAAAATCAGAAACAGTGCTGCTTTTGGGGAAATCATTATCCTGATCGTGTATCTGCCAATTCTTGCTTTGGTTGGAACCGAGGGGAAGATGTTTAAACCTATGGCGATGACAGTAGGTTTTGCGGTGGCAGGGGCTTTTATTCTTTCTTTGACTTATGTACCCATGATGAGTGCGATGTTCTTATCTAAAAGTACTGAACACAAAGAAAATTTCAGCGACAGAATGATGGCGTGGCTGGAAGCTGTTTATACACCGTTTTTGAAAAAAGCACTACAGTTTAAAAAGATAGTTTTAGGAATATCACTGGGTTTGTTTGCCCTCGGTTTAGTCGTTTTCAATTCAATGGGAGGAGAGTTTATACCAACCATCGAAGAAGGCGATTTGGCAATCAATGCAACCATCATGACCGGAAGTTCGCTTACGCAGATGGTAGAGACCACTACAAAATATGAACAGATCTTAAAAGCTAAATTTCCCGAGATCAAAACTATCGTAACCAAAATTGGAAGCGGGGAAATTCCAACCGATCCAATGCCTATTGAAAGCGGTGATTTGATTATTGTTTTGAAAGACAAAAAAGAATGGAAAGGCAAATACGATAACTGGGAAGACTTGGCCAATGCCATGAAAAAAGAAATGGAAGTCATTCCCGGAGCCAATATCGAGATCTCTCAGCCTATTCAGATGCGATTTAACGAATTAATGACCGGAAGCCGAAGTGATATAGCCATTAAGATTTTTGGAGACGATCTGGAGATTCTGGACGCTAAAGCAACAGAGTTAATTTCGAAAATTAAAAGTATTGAAGGAATAGGCGATTTAAAAGCCGATAAAGTTACCGGTTTACCGCAAATTACGGTGAAATACGACTACAATAAAATCGCTTTATACGGATTGAATATTTCAGATATCAATCAAATTATACGTTCATCTTTTGCGGGAGAAAGTGCCGGAAAAATCTATGATGAAAGTAAAAGGTTTGATGTCGTAGTGCGAATGAATGAAAACAATCGTGCCGATATTACAGACGTGAGTAATTTGTTTATCCCGTTGCCTAACGGACAGCAGGTACCGCTTTCGCAAGTGGCCACAGTCGAGTACGAGCAAGGTCCTGTACAAGTTATTCGGGAGAACGGAAAACGCAGAATCACGGTTGGACTAAACGTTCGTGGCCGTGATATCAAAAGTGTGGTAGAGGAAATTCAGCAAAGACTAGATAAAGACTACAAACTTCCAGCAGGGTATTATGTAACCTACGGAGGTCAGTTCGAGAATTTAATCGAAGCTACCAAACGACTTTCGGTAGCGCTTCCAATCGCTTTAGGATTGATATTGGTGTTACTGTATTTTACTTTTAAAAGCTTCAAGCAGGCCGGATTGATTTTTACAGCCATTCCATTGTCAGCAATCGGGGGAGTTTTTGCACTCTGGATGCGCGGAATGCCGTTTAGTATTTCGGCAGGTATTGGTTTCATTGCTTTGTTTGGAATTGCGGTATTAAACGGAATTGTATTGATTTCGTATTTCAATCAGCTCAAAAAAGAGGGAGTTCTTGATCCGCTGCAAAGAGTTTTAATTGGGACTAAAACCAGATTGCGTCCGGTTTTAATGACCGCAGCCGTAGCTTCGTTAGGATTCTTGCCTATGGCATTGTCAACAAGCGGAGGAGCAGAGGTACAAAAACCTTTAGCAACCGTTGTAATTGGAGGGCTAGTCTCAGCGACATTATTGACATTAATTGTTTTACCAATTCTGTATTTATTGTTAGAGAAGAAGTTTAATGATAATGATAAAAAAGATAATTAG
- a CDS encoding TolC family protein encodes MKNILKHINTSFFAHLAKDALRALRLNKLVLALLFATTLTTAQQKISLEKAIELAKSNNIDLKIADKEIEKQTVLKKTAFQADPLQVQYQGGQFNSADYDHNVSVQQFFPLGNITKANRQLQEELAKLAEKRKALSTYEVEKAVTLAYYQYLYGVSIQKLNSELNEIYTKFLKNAELRFKTGESGNIEVISAKAKVKEIETQKAQLEFDLAIYQKQLQFFVQTDENVIPDDQTALQYSMVKEEGSSKAEILMTDFYQQQISVYQKEANTHKAMRTPKVGLGYFAQTINTQSLFQGFTAGLQIPLFGGVNTAKAKASAISISQSQLALDKNKLTLNLQKQELQNNFEKQQKAMDYFQKEGLQYADQIISTAQKSYANGDLSYWSYISFLNQAIDIKKQYTEATHNFNQSAIELQFPTIKNN; translated from the coding sequence ATGAAAAACATACTAAAGCATATAAACACAAGCTTCTTTGCGCACCTTGCGAAAGATGCATTGCGTGCTTTGCGGTTAAACAAGCTTGTGCTAGCACTCTTGTTTGCAACGACATTAACAACAGCACAGCAAAAAATCAGTTTGGAAAAAGCAATCGAACTGGCAAAATCAAATAACATCGATTTGAAGATTGCCGATAAGGAAATTGAAAAACAGACCGTCTTGAAAAAGACAGCATTTCAGGCAGATCCGCTTCAGGTGCAATACCAGGGCGGGCAGTTCAATAGTGCCGATTACGACCATAATGTTTCCGTACAGCAGTTTTTTCCATTGGGGAATATCACAAAAGCCAATCGACAATTGCAGGAAGAATTAGCAAAACTGGCCGAAAAACGAAAAGCGTTATCGACTTATGAAGTAGAAAAAGCCGTTACTCTTGCCTATTATCAATACCTGTATGGCGTTTCCATTCAGAAGCTAAACTCGGAACTGAATGAAATCTACACTAAATTCCTGAAGAATGCTGAGCTTCGTTTTAAAACCGGAGAAAGCGGAAATATTGAAGTCATAAGTGCGAAAGCTAAAGTAAAGGAGATTGAAACTCAAAAAGCACAATTAGAATTTGATTTGGCGATTTACCAAAAGCAGCTGCAGTTTTTTGTACAAACGGATGAGAATGTCATTCCCGATGATCAAACGGCCTTGCAATATTCCATGGTAAAAGAAGAAGGAAGTTCAAAAGCAGAGATTTTAATGACCGATTTTTATCAGCAGCAAATTTCGGTGTATCAGAAAGAAGCCAATACACACAAAGCCATGCGAACACCAAAAGTTGGATTGGGATATTTTGCACAAACGATCAACACGCAGTCCTTGTTTCAGGGTTTTACGGCGGGATTGCAGATTCCGTTGTTTGGAGGGGTAAACACAGCGAAAGCTAAGGCTTCGGCAATCAGTATTTCGCAGTCGCAACTGGCTTTGGATAAAAATAAGCTGACGTTGAATCTGCAAAAACAGGAATTGCAAAACAATTTCGAGAAGCAGCAAAAAGCAATGGACTATTTTCAAAAAGAAGGATTGCAGTATGCCGATCAGATTATTAGTACGGCCCAGAAAAGTTATGCTAATGGCGATTTGAGTTATTGGTCGTACATCAGTTTCTTAAATCAGGCAATTGATATTAAGAAGCAATATACAGAGGCCACGCACAACTTTAATCAAAGCGCAATCGAATTGCAATTTCCAACCATCAAAAACAATTAA